From Chryseobacterium gallinarum, one genomic window encodes:
- a CDS encoding helix-turn-helix domain-containing protein, whose product MSRLRAAREHKNLTQEELSEKSRIYVRTIQRIEALEIEETVLQNVTVAPEVNDEVGSKVISEVEEEQVSEVNYSPVKIINLSSLLLSAKI is encoded by the coding sequence ATGTCCAGACTAAGAGCTGCAAGAGAACATAAGAATCTGACTCAGGAAGAACTTTCAGAAAAGTCCAGAATTTATGTAAGAACCATTCAAAGGATTGAAGCATTGGAAATAGAAGAAACGGTATTACAGAATGTTACTGTAGCTCCTGAAGTTAATGATGAGGTAGGCAGTAAAGTCATTTCTGAGGTCGAGGAAGAGCAGGTGTCTGAGGTCAATTACTCACCCGTTAAAATCATCAACCTTTCTTCGTTATTGTTATCAGCTAAAATATAA
- a CDS encoding helix-turn-helix domain-containing protein has product MKHTIPTYDLSDISRHRFHIKRIDQHTYYAENILMDKGIHRDSHYIFTFMESGHVKMMVDFNIIEAKNSTIFCVLPGQVHQGLLMDNVNGWFVAVKSDMVPDAVRSVFEEFLEEIRPLKVESAWVEKFNNAAAILHSFYTEEMLASKEGFSVIQSLLHTFIGMFAFIYSKENNSQAASENRSLQLTREFKIMVRQNYKTLKSPSDYAEMLAISRGYLTEAIREVTGKPAQHWIHQEILIEAKRLLAFTHLTVKEIAYELGYSDHTYFSRLFSKLEDQSPLAFRNANQNRYNQNKN; this is encoded by the coding sequence ATGAAGCACACCATTCCCACCTATGATCTGAGTGATATTTCCAGGCATCGGTTCCATATAAAAAGAATAGATCAGCATACGTATTATGCGGAAAATATCCTTATGGATAAAGGAATACACCGTGACAGCCATTATATATTTACCTTCATGGAAAGCGGACATGTAAAAATGATGGTAGACTTCAACATCATTGAAGCTAAAAACTCTACTATCTTCTGTGTATTACCGGGACAGGTACACCAGGGGCTTTTAATGGATAATGTGAACGGGTGGTTTGTGGCTGTAAAATCTGATATGGTTCCGGATGCTGTACGTTCTGTTTTTGAAGAATTTCTGGAAGAAATACGTCCTCTGAAAGTAGAATCAGCATGGGTAGAAAAATTCAATAACGCTGCCGCTATCCTCCATTCCTTTTATACGGAAGAGATGTTGGCTTCCAAAGAAGGTTTTTCTGTGATTCAGTCTCTGCTTCATACTTTTATAGGGATGTTTGCCTTTATTTATTCAAAAGAAAACAATTCTCAGGCTGCCTCTGAAAATCGTTCTTTACAACTGACACGGGAGTTTAAAATCATGGTAAGGCAAAACTATAAAACCCTGAAAAGTCCATCTGACTATGCTGAAATGCTTGCTATTTCCAGAGGTTACCTTACAGAAGCGATCCGTGAAGTAACAGGTAAGCCCGCCCAGCACTGGATTCATCAGGAAATTTTAATTGAAGCCAAACGTCTACTGGCATTTACTCATCTTACCGTAAAAGAGATCGCTTATGAACTGGGATATAGTGACCATACATATTTTAGCCGTTTATTTTCGAAACTGGAAGACCAATCGCCTTTGGCCTTCAGGAATGCGAACCAAAACAGGTACAATCAGAACAAAAACTGA
- a CDS encoding GLPGLI family protein, giving the protein MVYRGKLHVIIFLFLFLNLFSQNQRFIYEYEYIADSTNIQDKRNELMYLDITPGFSRFYSGATFKNDSIAKAILDKQMKATGKIENTQQSATSKSNTIKYTVIKDFSENKQFFITRMGRTKYNVSDNRIIQWTVHPEKDKVKEYNVQKATADFGGRKWTAWFSADIPVQDGPYKFRGLPGLILKIQDATGSHSFTLAGIRKFSDQEIENMTPTGNFVFDFGDKADIDFPKYKQLFSESRNDPAKSLRVTLHDLDKVNVNGTMVDKNAYIREREMEMKKAIKEDNNSIEIDMLRK; this is encoded by the coding sequence ATGGTATACCGAGGAAAATTACATGTAATTATTTTTTTATTTCTGTTTCTCAATCTTTTTTCCCAAAACCAGAGGTTCATTTATGAATATGAATATATTGCAGACTCTACTAACATTCAGGATAAAAGGAACGAGCTGATGTATCTTGACATTACTCCCGGATTTTCCAGATTCTATAGCGGTGCAACCTTTAAAAATGATTCTATTGCCAAGGCAATTCTGGACAAACAGATGAAAGCAACAGGAAAAATTGAAAATACGCAGCAATCGGCAACCTCTAAGAGTAATACCATTAAATATACTGTCATTAAGGATTTTTCTGAGAATAAACAGTTTTTTATTACCAGAATGGGGCGCACAAAATATAATGTATCAGATAACCGGATTATACAATGGACAGTTCATCCCGAAAAAGATAAGGTTAAAGAATATAATGTCCAGAAAGCAACAGCCGATTTTGGAGGCAGAAAATGGACGGCATGGTTTTCAGCCGATATTCCGGTTCAGGATGGTCCTTATAAATTCAGAGGACTTCCGGGTTTGATCCTGAAAATACAGGATGCTACAGGAAGCCATTCTTTTACGTTAGCCGGAATAAGAAAGTTTTCAGACCAGGAAATTGAAAATATGACTCCTACAGGAAATTTTGTTTTTGATTTCGGCGATAAAGCAGATATTGATTTTCCCAAATATAAACAGCTTTTTTCAGAAAGCAGGAATGATCCGGCCAAATCATTACGGGTAACTCTTCATGATTTGGATAAAGTAAATGTGAATGGAACAATGGTAGATAAAAACGCCTATATCCGGGAGAGAGAAATGGAAATGAAGAAAGCAATAAAAGAAGATAATAATAGCATAGAGATAGATATGCTCCGGAAATAA